The nucleotide sequence TATTTTTTTTAATTAAAGAAAAAAAAGTTTCAGCTGATTTTTGAGTAAAACCAATAGTATACAACTTCATTATTCGTCCTCCTCTTTTTCTATACTATAACCTATTTTTTCATTATGTTTCCTATATGCCTCATTAATGTGTTCTTCTTCAGAGATAACAATTGGATTAAACAATCCCATTTGATGCCTATTTTTTGCATATTTATCAAGTAATTGTTTTTCAATATCTTCCTGAGTTAAATTTTTTCCATCTGGCATTAAATGAATTATTTTATAGCCTCTTTTGAAAAAAGCTCTTGCAACTAAAATTGTTCTGTGGCAGGTAAAAGGATCTTTCTCAGCACACATCAAAACAACTGTATAATTTTGTTTCATTGAATCTTCTAATTTTTTTACCCCTGATAGAAAATTTTCTGACTGTGAAAATTTCTCAAAATCTAAATAGCCTTTAGGATAATAATTTCCTTCTAAATCTAGCTGCCTAGCTCCAAACTCTAAACTATAATTTCTATAGTATATTTTCTTCCCCTCTAATTCATTTAAAACTTTACAAATATTTTCCTTGTTATATTCTTTAAAGTACTGTGAGTATGGTGAGCTTCTTACATCTATTATTACATCTA is from Fusobacterium periodonticum 1_1_41FAA and encodes:
- a CDS encoding DUF488 family protein, whose product is MVDVVYTIGYSGFKLDEFIEKIKEYKIDVIIDVRSSPYSQYFKEYNKENICKVLNELEGKKIYYRNYSLEFGARQLDLEGNYYPKGYLDFEKFSQSENFLSGVKKLEDSMKQNYTVVLMCAEKDPFTCHRTILVARAFFKRGYKIIHLMPDGKNLTQEDIEKQLLDKYAKNRHQMGLFNPIVISEEEHINEAYRKHNEKIGYSIEKEEDE